TCCTAAACATGCGTTGTTGCTGTCAACTTCCCCATCTTTGAGGCAAGCCTTCACAAGTGTCATGCTCATTTGGAATCCGTCATGGTGGAAGGCCACGCAAAGGACATCAAGAATGCCTTTTGTTTATCGACTTAATGTTATCAATTGATTGAGGGAGTTTTGGGTCACATTTTTTATCTTGTTAAACACTTTAATCGTTTTGACAACATATTGTCCTAGGACAACTATTACTCCATTTAAACATATTTATAGTTACACTATACTCCCActattttgtttcaaaaaCTCAAATCAATTTCATAAAACTATTTTATCTTAAAATAGGAATATGTGTCACTATTAACGAAATACATTTTGCATTTCTTAAGTATGGTTAAATAGTGGTTAAATAGTTGTCTATATGCTCATGGATGATTATGGACTTCTCATTTTCAATTCAACATCGAGCCAAGTTGTTGAATCTAGGTCTTTGGCGGGTGATTGATTTTATTACGCATTTTAACTTCTTTAAAACATTCATGGTTGAAGGGCATTGGACCCAAGACTATTCTCAAAGTCTCTAACTAATCCTCTTTCTCCTTTGTCTCCTTGGGCTTCCTTCTTCCTTATCTCTGTAGAAGACTCAAGGCTCAATGGACCTTGAGGGAATTGTGTTTGGAAGGGGATAGAGACTACATAAGAGAATGAGAGAGGAGAAGCATGCAAACTTCTATTTAATTTACAAACCAATCGCTAATTTAAGcaacctcaaaaataaaattagttaCAATCTATCCAttcaatcaaacccattcaTCTAATGATTTCATGGCCAATCACATAGCtcaatttggtttttgggGCCTTAAGTCCAAAATCATCCTTATTCCAATcatttaatcaaattaaacaataaagGATATGATACATTAAACAATTGAGACTTTAGAACCTATGGGCTTATTTCTAATGGAACATttaaatcaaacataaaattttaatgtttcactaaaagacaaaaacagttttgtttttaatgtaTTAGGGCAAATTTGCAATTTCAAAAGTTATGggccaaaattgaaaatactACATTTTTAATTTGGACCCAACATTTTTGTGTTAATGCATGAAGACCCAAAATGGGTCTCCCTAATGTGTCTGCCGAAATTTGCAAGGGGAGGAGAGGTTTTGTATGTATGGTCTCACTTGTCATGACATTCCAAATTGTATCCATAAAGCATCTTTATTCTCATTGGCCAATTTCAAAAGATGAAATGGCAATGGAAGACACAAGGTACAACCCTATGGCCCTTGTCACAAAATGTTTTTGACTAACATGTAACCATCATATCTCATACAATTCCATGAATCAAAAAGCAATATTCTCTAGGGATCAACAATAACTTTTCATGAAAATCTCAAGAACATAAAAAACATTCTTATTCTTTCAAAacctttttataaaatcatataaaatcCTAAAATCTTGGAAAAATCCTATTTGTGTTTAGAATTTCAAGACCAACACAACAATGTATATTAGATAAGCATGAAAAACACACAAGACCAAAAAGCCCAATGATGCAACCACCCCCTTCTCCATTTTGAAAAATCTCTTACATGCAACATCCAAAATTCCAAGTATCAAGCATACATGTGAGTCAATCATGGAAGATATGACATGTTATAACATTTATAACCATGAAACTAAGCCCATATTCTTTCTAAGACTCAAAAGGGTGCACCTTTTCATATTCGTCACTcaccaacggtaaaaaaaaattcaaattcttgGGCTGACGCCAGTCTGCCGTCAATGTTGACGTCACATCCCTTAGGCAGGAGAACGGGCTGATTTTGCCGTGGGCCTTGCCCAGATTGGTGGTCCCCACGCCTTGCCCGGGCTTCATTTGTGTGTTGGAAGAGCCTTCGCTGACCTAGGCCCCCTCTTGCTCGGACTAGGGTGCAATGCTGGGAATGCTCTTAGATATCTTAATGGGTTATGTGCACCTAGGCTATTGCAAAGCCCAAtttattcattattttttgcattttgcattttttattgGTATTTACATAGGTATGTGTCTTTTAAAGGTATGTAGAACCTCAAAGGGAAAAGTCTgtcatttccatttttttaatattcgtgcatgtttttctatttttttatactcgAAAACCCTCAATACTTAAAGGCATGACATCTTCTCGTTAGAACATAGTAAACTATACCTAACATACTTTTTCAATGATATATACAGTTATTGGCATGCCAATACTTACGTCAAGCACTTCGCAGtcgaaacacaaaataaatgCAACTAACACACATGTTATATCTATTCTTTACTATTTCAAAAAGTTGTCAATGGTTTGCTAGTGCTTGATGCCCAAGATATCCTTTTCCCGACACACTAAAATTAAGTATATTATGATTTGATTACTGCCTTACTTTTCTCATATTAGATTACGTCTTCAAAATTTATTGTAGCTAGATAGATAGAGATGAATTTTCAATTACCAACTAGTCATAATACTAAAAATCATTTAGCACTTCTCTAAAAAGTTATTATAATCAGATAATGAGCATAGCAGTCATAAGCTTCTCGAATATGAGAATCAAATTCGACATTATTTTATGACAATACGAAAAACAACTTTTTTGCTAAATATAAAACAACGGATGATAAACCCCCACATAAAATCAACCAAACACCCCTTCCCCCCATAAAACAactaacaaaaaagaaaaaaatttggtgtcATAGCAAAACAGACAACATTAAtgaacctctctctctctctctctctctctctctctctctctcactaacAAGCACGCCTCACTCGACTTCGTCCTAATCCAGATCCATGGGCACAAGAAACAGTCGCAGTAGCACTGCCATCCCTATCAACATTTGAAGTGCCACCATCACTAGTAGCTTCCATAGTGGTGGGATCAAAAGATGCCTTATTTCATGCCACATGAGGCAGAGCGAGAGCCTTCTCGAGAATTTCCTTCTGTCCCATTATCCCAATCAGTCGGTTATATGAAAATTGACTCCCATCCTTATTCACCCTTGAATCTAGGGTTTCGCTCTCTGATTCCCAAATTTCATCATTAGAAACGTTCAAATTAGAGAGATTGGCTCGCATGTCTTGGAAACGATGTTGCCCGTTGACACAATAGAGCTTCTTGTCCTTGGGTCATGACAAAGACAGTGGCATCTATCCCAGTCGTCTCTTTTAAGTCACGGATTTCCTTTGATAAAACCATAAATTTACGACGCAGtcgatttttattttggttcaTGTTTCGGCTCAGTTGAGATTGTTTGGATGTGTTTTTGGAGATAATGTTGACATTCATGATGGCTGAAGATGATGGAGGTATTAGGGTAATACCTATATcaaagaaattagaaaaaggTCTGTTATGATTTAAGAACCAAGCCTAGCGATGTATTTTATAAAAGAGGTTCTGAATGTACAACGTATATTTCCGTCTTTGCTGCTGCAATATAATTGCTTTTGTGCATATGGGTggaatcaaattttttatgcTATATTTGTCATtgttaaaaaggaaatttgtaCTACCTACctaaacacaaaaaaagaaattatgcTACTtacccaaaaacccaaaaaagaaaattgtaatAATGTGTCGgatattttcatttatgtaTGTAAATTCTAGCGTACCTTGGCCATTATGCCTTAATGACAAAAAGTTTGAAATTTAGTGACTTACGTGTTTAGAGGCTGGTGGTGGGATTTTATTTGGCCCATGAGCTAGGGCTCGGCCATGAGCTCATGGTCGCAAACAATTCTCAAGTGGGAGTTAAATTCAAAAAGCTCCATGGGCATTTTTGGACAAAGGGAGACAATTCATAACCCTACACACCCCAATAGTCTCAAAGCAACAACTGttactctctctttctctgtctaTCACAAACTACTACAAGAAAAATGACGGATTGGGTATTTTTGGGGAATGGTATGGGTTGAGGAGTGGAacattttttaagaaaatggCAGAGATTGGTAGCCAGACGATGATGGTACATGCGTGGAGGGCGGGATTTGCAGGATTTTATATAGTTAACATTAGAAAAACATAGCTCCAGGTTTTAGTGAAAAAGAGAACATAAGTTAAGTAGCTCTAGTCTTACTTTGAGCCTGGCTAAGGTGTTAGGATCTTAGTTGCATGCTTTTTGAATTAAGTAGGTTTCTATGATGACTTTCTTCCTTCTAGTTCTCTAAACTCTCTCCTTTTAAGCTGCTACTCAGACGTTTATTGATTCCTATGACAATGAAAGCTTGTAATTCAAATATGTTTTGCTTTAACTTTTTTGTTCATTAGAAACTCACAAGTGAATCGAATAGCATATGAACTTGTGGTTAATTCAGACCAACTGAATTATAGTGATTGTGCCTTCTTACCAAAGGAGTCAGGACCTCTAGTCAGCTAGTAATAAGGCCCATCCAACGATCATGGGAATAAGGTCTCATTGGAATTATCAAATGAGGAGAACAGAAGCTATTGTATTGTTGTGGGTTATTGGCATTCTATGAGTGCTTCTTATTGCTATTCTGTTAATAGAATATTGTACTCTTTTTAGATTCtttcaaaatatgatttaGTTGTGATCCTCACCCCTATATATGACAATTAATAGTGCTTACTGAGCTGCTGTAGCTCTCCCTTTCTTGTGCCTTCCAGATTAGCTCAGATTAGAGGTTGACTTGTTTTTGACCTGTTGGCTGCATGATAGAGGAGCTTGTTATTATCTGAAGaactttcaatattttgtaaaGGAtaatgtttgtatttttacaaaattagtgaaataccCAATTGTAGACATGAAACTATAAATATACCCTACATGATTTAATAcatataaacacacccaaaacacACCCAATTGTAGAAAGCTGTcgatttttgtattttattttctatgttagattacGTTTTTGACCTTTTGGTTCGAATATTTTGAAACATGCCCAAAACTCGCCAGCTAGGATAGGAATTTCTTGAAATTTGGTGACCTCGTAACAGAAACCTGTTTGGCAGCCTCAACAGATCGAATATTCCAAGCGAGCTTCGTTCACTTCTTCGAACGAAGGAAGCTTCGTTCATCTCTTTGAACGAAACGAGTTTCGTTCACCTCTTCGAACGAAGCTCAGTATGATGTGGTTCCAGATCTTCTTTTTCGATTCTTCTGAGCTTAGTATGGCGTAGATTGGAGTTCTattgcttcaatttctttttctttcttgtttgatttggtgatTTTTGGATTGATATGCGCTGCATGAGACTCGATTGGAGCTTGGTGAGATCTGTGATCTTCGATTTTTGAGGTATTCGATTTTTTCTTGTGAATTCATATTCGTTTTTGGAGGTATTCGATTATATTGTAGTCTGCTTTTTGGTGATTTGATGCTCGATTAATTAAGTTGCTGATTAGGTTTtcgtttctttttgtttataatttggattGATTTCAGATTCGTTTTGATTGTGGATTTGCTCTTGTGTTTTGGTTTGAGCTGTGGTGAAAAATTTGTGTTATTCGATTTAATTGAGGTATGCTTTTTCAGTTGAATCTGAGTATATTCgtgttttttctgtttatgcgCTATTGGTTTTTGAGTCGACTATAATTCACTGTTAATGCACTCGGCATCCACTGTTATTACTAGTagtcatttttgttttgtttgttgtttttttgtagagatatATATGGATGATTCGAGAGTGGCGAAGTGCACCTATGGTGCTGGAACTTTAATGCTTATTTTGTCTTCAACTACTACTTTTGATTGGTTGTCCAACGAGTTGTGTAGTAGGTTTAAGCTTAAGTTAGGTCATTTTGAGTTGAggtactcttttatggattgCTCCAATTGTTTGTTGGAATCGGACGATGATTTGAAAATCATGTTTATGTTATGTGGACTGATGAAGGATCAATTAATTCACATTGCTGTTAGGGATAAGGCTGTAGTGAATCATGTTCAAACTGTTAATACGAACATGATTGcttctccttttttgttgGAGTCTGCTCCTAACAATTACAGTTTTGCACAAGATGAGGATACATGTAAAGATTCAAGTCAAACTGGTAGTATTGTTGATTCAagtgctgcttcttcttcttgtttgagTATGGATTTTGATGGTATTAGCAGTGAGTTTGGAAATGAATATTTAGGCAAATATGGTAGTTGTGGAGGGCGTAAATATTTGTCTACTGATTGGGAGGGTTATATTACTCATGAGGGTCAGAAGTTTGAGGGTGGAGTTTGTGAATTCCGTGATAAGTTGGCTAAGTACGCGATTGAGAATGGTTTTAAGATGAAGTATTTGAAGAATGAGCCTCGTCGTGTTACTGCTGTGTGTGCTAAGAAGGAATCAAATGGCTGTGAGTGGAATGTGCATGCTGTTAAGTCTAATGTAAATGGATTTTTCTATATTAAGAATTTAAATAATGTACACAGTTGTAGTGGTTTGATCCGTGAGAAGAGAAATAAGGCAATGGGGTCTCGTTTGGTGTCTTCAATTGTCAAAGATAAAGTTCGTAGCAATCCTTTGGTAAGGCCTATTGAGCTAATTActgatttgaaagaaaattatggaTTGGATGTCCCTTATCATGTTGCGTGGTATGGGAAGGAGTCGGCTACTAAGGAGTTACATGGTGATGAGGAGTTGTCTTATGCTCACCTGCCTTGGTATGTTGATGTTTTGAAGGCCAGCAATGTCGGGTCTCATTGTGTGCTTGACTGTGGCGAGGATGGTTCTCGTTTCCAGCGGATCTTTATATGTTATAAGGCCTCCATTGATGGTTTTCGATGGTGTAGGCCTATGCTGTTTATTGATGGTACTTTCGTTACAAACAAGTACAAGGGTACTCTTCTAGGAGCTACTGCAAAGAATGGGAATAAAGGTATGTAATGTAAATGATTTAGTTGTTGACTTCCATTGAGTAGTATGAACAGTATAGGTATGCAAATGTAAATGCTGTAGTTGTTGACTTCCAGTTAGTGGTATGAACAATTGTCATACTGTTTGTTGACTTCCATTGAGTGGTATGAACAGTTTCTATACTGTTCATACCCTGCATCTGAGTATTTTTATGCATTGTAGTTTTACTCTGCTTCATGTGGTAACACTGTTAGCTCTTGCAATGTTCAAACTAACTAATatatttctctgttttttgtaGAGGTATTCCCTTTTGCCTTTGCTATTGTATCCGGTGAAACTTCTGACAATTGGAGATGGTTTCTGCAAAGGATATCTGAAGTTTTGGTGGATGAAGGTAGGCAACTTACATTCATTTCTGATAGGCATGGTGCTATTATCGATGCTGTTAGGACTGTTTTTCCTGCTTCTGCCCATGGTTTTTGTCTATATCATTTGAAAGAGAACTTGAAAAAGAAGTATCCGCATTCTGTTGGTTCCTCTTTCAAGGATCATATTTTATGGCTTTTTTTGTAAGTTGTTGTATGCACCGACTGTTGAGGAATATCaagatattttgaaaaaattaagagaTGATGGCGGTTCAAAAATAATTGATAAGTTTTTGGCTGATCTCCCTGTCCAAAATTTTGCTAATGCATTTTTTCCGGGAAAGAGGTATGGGGAGGTTAGTAATGCCTTGTCCGAGTCGTTTAATTCATGGGTTAAGGATGTGCGTAGGCTTCCAATTTATGAGATGATTGACACTATTAGGGTCAAAATGATGGAGATGATTTCTAGGAGGAAGCTTGCATCCGAGAAATGGTGTAGTGTTTTGTGTCCGGTTATTGAGGATGAGTTGAAGAATTTAGCTGCAAAGGGTCGTCATTGGAGGATATGTCGCGCGAGTGAATCTATATTTGAAGTTCATGCTGATTTGAGTGTTATGGTCAATTTGGACGAGAGGTTTTGCTCCTGTTATCAGTGGCAATTGCTTGGGTTTCCGTGTCAGCATGCGATTCAAGTTATCCAACATTCCGGGTTATGTTTGTATAACTTTGTTGATGAGTATTACAAGGCAGACTTTTATAGGGCTACTTATGCAACCCCTATATTTCCTATACCTGATATTGAGAAGCCTCCTGCTGGagatgtttttcttcttcctccgcATACAAGAAAGCCTCCGGGACGACCTCCGACAAAGCGCTTCAAGTCAAGCAGTGAAACTACAAGGCAGTTGAAGTGCAAGAGATGCGGTTCTTGTGATCGTCATAATAGGAGGACTTGCAAGGCTCCTATTTGATGTAAAGGTTTTGGAGTATAAAGACTTGAATGAGAGTAGTTAGTCTTTAACTAGTTAAAGTGCTATGTGATTGATTAGTGACAATCATAGTTGAAAGGAATAGAAATTGATATGCAAGTTGTTAATACGGTGAAATAGCAGTCACTGCATATGAATACTGTTTGAATTTTCGGTATTAATACATAATATGTAccatttttggtattttggaaattttggttttgaagtTTGATATGAATTAAGCATTACTGCTGTTTGAATAATCTATAAATGAAGGAACACTGTTTTAATACCCACTGTTTATGTCATTGTTGAAATTAAAAGATAgttctatgacatggtattaacaatttaTTTCTATCAAATAGGATTAACATTGTATTGAGAGTGCGTTGTTATTTGTTGGAGTTCACCTTTTTAGTTGTTTTAGTGTTATGGAGACCATTATTTCAGGTTACATACACTGTTAATTCACGTAAATAAACTGATTTTTGAATAAGTACataacttgaatttgaaaatcacTTTACTTCAATGTTCTAAACCTACACAAGTCCTAAGAAACTACAATATAAGCAAGAATTTTTGCAAAATATTTGATTACAACTTCATTCCTTTGcatttctctcctctttctttgATGGAAATCCAACTTCTTTCATTGCTCATAATTTTCATGAGGACTTCTTTTCTCATTTCCCAGaccttttctttgttgaaatCTGATTCTATTTGTTGGTCTTTGGAAAGCTGCTTCATGAAGTGCATGACAAAGACGCCACAATCATTGCTGCATAATAGAGATACGCATGCAGGAGTTGGttcagtattttttttcagttgAATAGGATTAAAGTTTCACTGTTATTGCGTAACTTACGAATTGTTTGCTTGTTGGGGACATTCTCTGTTCTCAGTCAGCTTGAAGTTAGTAGTATCATGACGAATCAGATACTTCAATGTCTGAGCATATTCTGGTGTAAGTTTGTTGCTGGCAAGCATTTTTGCTATCATTCTAGCTGAAGCTTCATTAAGCCCTCTCGGCTTCTTGGCATCAAAATCAGGAATTTGGACGAGTTTTGTTTTCAGTGATGCTGCAGCACATTCCTTAAGAAGACAGAGGAATATATTCGCTGTCTCAACCTGCATCATAGTCATAGTCAAGTATGTGCGTAGTTTCCTTTAAATTTAGTGTCCTATGTATTAACAGTGTTAATCACCAGTTTTACTTACCAAAACAATTGCCTTCTTGTGATAATATTCGAGAGTTTGTTCTGATGTCCCCCTGAATGAGTTGAAGTGTGTCCATTTTGCTGCACCGGTGTCAAAGACAAGCAGCGTATGGTGGTTCTCATCTGTAATTGGTATGAACACTCTATCAACGCTTCCAATATTTTCTAGGAGTGGCATATAGAAAGCATGATATGTCAGCATGTGTGAAGCACCTCGCAAAAACATCTGCATAAGTCATGTGTTGGTGATTAGTaactatgttgatgatataatATTGATGTATTATATGTGATCTTACATAGTTATTGGCGGACAAATatgcatttttttgtttctgaggCTTCTGCTTCGCATCATCATTAAGTGCCTCTCCATAAGCATCGATGATTAGTGCAGAAATTGGATCATCTCCCATCAGCTTTTCAATGTTATGTTTGTACAATACTGTCCTATTGTGTAGGTAAAAAGCGCCCCTGAACAATAATGttgtttaaataataattcagCAAATAATAATGTCATAACAGTTTAATAGCAAGACAGTTCTACgtcatagtattaacagtgtaatTCTATGACAGTTCTACggcatagtattaacagtgtaatTCTACTACAGATTGGCTTACTCATCGGAATCAGATGGAGATATCCAGtaattttccaaattcttctttgatttttcatccagCCTGTTGTAGACCTCATACATGCGCAACTGAAGGTATGTatctttgtccttttttttgttgggtgcTTCATCTTCGCTTTGGCTTTCTCTTTTTCGGGCTTTCTTATGTGCTTCGGGGTATGTGTAATCTGGTTTCTTTGCAGGCTTTCTGTCTTTTCTgtctttgattattttgatgcCAGAACGTAACTGCCTGGTTCCTACTTCTTTCGCTTGCATGAGAACTGACTTTTCAGGAGTTTTTTCATCAGCAttctcatcttcatcattAGGAGTTTCTTGCACCTCCAATTCACTTTCTTCTGCTATTCTCtcatcttttttctccttatCAGCTTGTTCTTTCATTGTAATTTCTCCTTGTTCACCTTGTGTGAAATTTTTTCCCATCACATGTTTCAAAGAGGCAATAACagtgtctttttctttcatgctCTCAATGCAGGACAACTTTTCCCCTTCAAGTAGT
The Prunus dulcis chromosome 2, ALMONDv2, whole genome shotgun sequence DNA segment above includes these coding regions:
- the LOC117618026 gene encoding uncharacterized protein LOC117618026 encodes the protein MFMLCGLMKDQLIHIAVRDKAVVNHVQTVNTNMIASPFLLESAPNNYSFAQDEDTCKDSSQTGSIVDSSAASSSCLSMDFDGISSEFGNEYLGKYGSCGGRKYLSTDWEGYITHEGQKFEGGVCEFRDKLAKYAIENGFKMKYLKNEPRRVTAVCAKKESNGCEWNVHAVKSNVNGFFYIKNLNNVHSCSGLIREKRNKAMGSRLVSSIVKDKVRSNPLVRPIELITDLKENYGLDVPYHVAWYGKESATKELHGDEELSYAHLPWYVDVLKASNVGSHCVLDCGEDGSRFQRIFICYKASIDGFRWCRPMLFIDGTFVTNKYKGTLLGATAKNGNKEVFPFAFAIVSGETSDNWRWFLQRISEVLVDEGRQLTFISDRHGAIIDAVRTVFPASAHGFCLYHLKENLKKKYPHSLLYAPTVEEYQDILKKLRDDGGSKIIDKFLADLPVQNFANAFFPGKRYGEVSNALSESFNSWVKDVRRLPIYEMIDTIRVKMMEMISRRKLASEKWCSVLCPVIEDELKNLAAKGRHWRICRASESIFEVHADLSVMVNLDERFCSCYQWQLLGFPCQHAIQVIQHSGLCLYNFVDEYYKADFYRATYATPIFPIPDIEKPPAGDVFLLPPHTRKPPGRPPTKRFKSSSETTRQLKCKRCGSCDRHNRRTCKAPI